In Oryza sativa Japonica Group chromosome 8, ASM3414082v1, the sequence TGACTGGCTGGTCACTGGTCCTAAGCCAGTCGGCTGGTTACCATTATACCAGCCAGAATAATTtggattcaaattttaaatttaattttgacaTTATGTCAAGTTGATTTTTTCCATACAAGGTTATTTGTTGTTACATTCCAATATATAGGGAAGAAAgatgaaaatatatattgtaaaaTTGTATCTATTATTAAAGTAGTTTGTGAAGGACTATATAACAGATTACAGACTTACAGTTATGATGCATATCCCTTTATGCGATTCCCTTATGATCATTTTGACATAATGTGATCCATTAATATATTATGTATATTGGATATACAAAAAATTGCATTCTGTCACGCCAAAATTCTCTGGCCATTAATTACCGGTAACTAGTTTTTGAATAGTATTTTTGGGGGTAGTGGTATTTTTAGTGAaaccaaattcaaaattttggttGCGGTTCGGACAGCAGTAATAACCATCAGCTATTTGGATCGACCAAAAACCTTTCCTGCATCGTTACATAAATGAAGTTTGCAATATTTGTTTCTTATTAATTATGTGTTAGAATGTTCTAGAGCCTATGTATTGTAAACTAATTCTCTTCCATGCCTACTCAATTATTTGCATGTCATGGTGGTTACAATAGCTGGTAAGAACAATTGCTACAATGGAATTATCCATCCTGGAGCACCATCGTGAACGCAGAGGAAAATGGAATCAGCTGGCTCAAGAAATCGTGTTCCCACTCAGCATTAGCTTCGTCCTCCTAGGAGTTGCGATGATTGGCTTGATGATCACTGGATTTTCACCAGAAAAAGAATTTAGCAGAAAGAATATTGGCTGGATACTTGCTGATGTTGGATTTTTGGGTTGGCATGCTCTAGTAGGATTTTTTCTACTTCCAAAAGTGATCCTCACACTTCGGGTACGTTCCTAGAGTGCAGGTGTGGCCGCTGGGGTAGCATGCCGGTACAAGGTACATCCCTCTTCACTGTACATCTTAACTGGTAATAGTGTTTCTGTGATGCCCTATGTTATCCTTCGTTATATGGCTGTACCTGATTTATATCGTGCTTGTACTCTttgtggaaagaaaagaaacttTGATTTGCAAGACCTACATCCTAGGTCTCCGTGTTCCATCATCTGGTTTATGTTCTTCATGTAGCATTCAGATCAAATGACCCTATGAAATTATGTTGATACTAAAACATATTATGGGTAATGTAGGCGACATCCCTATTTTCCTCCGGATCTCTTAATTACCATTGCTTAGCTTTCAGTTCGCCTCTGACCATCAAATTAAATGTGAATAACTAACTTGATCCTACCTTTGCTTGTTTGTCTTCCAACACAAATATTGTAGTTATTAGTAGGCACATTTTTCTTGAAGTGGGCTATGAGTTATGTTTGTTCATTAGTCATACATTCTCGCTCTCCTGCTTTTTATTCTCCTTGCTTAATACTATATTGTTGCATTTTATGTCTGGTACAAAATACAGGCTCCAACCTTAGACTTGTAATATGTCTTTAATGTGGAATTTTAGATGCCTCTATAATAAATGAACATGCATTTGGCTATACCCTGTTTGTAGGCATGTTATCATTTCATTTGGTCAGAATTAGACGTGTGTACCTGAAAATCAAATCAGATCACTATTTGTTATTATTAAGTTGCATGCACCGACCAGCTCAACCCAAAAGCCTAAGCTGATAGGAAAAGGcgggcaattcactttatacactccAACACTCCCCCTCACGCGAGACCCCCTCAAGTCTCAAGCGTGGAATATTGGAGTGGGctgcaattattttatttaattgcgcGCCAGCCAGGATTCGAACTCGAGAcctctggctctgataccatattaagTTGTATGCACCGACCAGTTCAACCCAAAAGCCTAAGCTGATAGGGAAAGGCGgacaattcactttatacactTCAACAGTTATTTTGTTTGGTAGATGTTCAGAGTATTTGTTACCCATCTGGTACAAATTAAATATTACATCTTTTATCTGTTATTAGTCTGGTATATATCTGAGTAATAACTATCTAGCAGAAGCAAATTTGATGGAGTTTTGATGGCACATGCCTAGAACATGAACAAACGTAATGGATATTCTGCCTCCTAACTTTCTAATACTATGTCATCGATCAAGCAAGTATCTAGACTCTTAAGACTTCAAATAAGATGATTGTATATTACTCTGTTTCTGTTCTATTGATGTCTCTGGCACTCCTTGAACTTTCTTTTCAACAATTCACGCAAGGAAAAGCTACTGACATATGTCACAATGATTATTGCAGTTTTGGGAACCTGGAAATTATTGGAGAATACTGTGACAAATTCACTTCCGGAATCTGCAAGCTATCGTATTAAGTGCATGATATCTTGCCTGTTTTCTTCACGATGACTATGATACTATGAACAATATTTGGAATTAATTACCAGGCGTGATGCTTATTTATTTTAGGTGTTGCTTTGAGTTAGCGTGTCTCCACTCTCCAGCAGTCAAACAAAAAAGCATTGAATGAATGACGTTCGTATTTTCAATCAGGCATGTTTTGTGATTGAACTAATAGTTCATATGCTGATATGGTTGATTTTTGATGGACCTTTGGGAAAGTGATTTCTGTCTGGAACTGCTGCAGTTTGTAGGATCTCTGGGCTTTGGTAACTAGATGTAACTAGTTATATCTTCATCAGTAGAACTAGGAGTGCTGAAAAGTTGACAGGTCCCATACTCCTACGTATGCGTGTTAGGGCACAATCTTTACTCAAACTTTGGCCTTGATGATTCTATAATTGCAACAGGCTGTTTGctcctaatattttttttcagctcTTGCACAGTTGATGCCGCCGGTCTTCTCTTAACTACTCCCTACATTTCacattataagacgttttgttCTCTTCATCCTTTATCTAGATTTGTTAGCATCCATATGAATTTGGACTATGGACACATATGAAGCACATGTATGAATCTATTCAAAATCCAAAATGTCTTGTAGTGTGAAACATAGGTAGTAGTTGGTGCTTAAAAACTGCTTAATTACGTGTTCCCATTGTGGATAATCAGTTGCTAAAAATTCCATGTTTGCATTTGTTGAAAACGGATGGATTCTAGGATTTATGGATGCAATACCTCTTTAATTAGACCTTTTTTAGCACCATGCATGGTTCATGTAGCATGGATTTGGTTTATTTGCATTACTTGGTATAGTTATGCTTCAAACTTTGTGGACAAAACATGAGGTAGGCTACACTTGCACAACGTTGGGCCAATTTGTTCCAGCTTCGGCTTGTAAACCATcctaaatatacttatattttaggaacCTACGTAGGGAGTATAATATTTTTCACGCTTCTAAAGAAAAAGGACAAGATTGGTTGCATATTATGGTGTTCAAAATCAAATCCTACTATCCGCTTTTTGGCCCTATATATGCGTAGGTCAGACAAACCTAATTAAGGTCACAATTAAATGTTCAAAGTTTTATCCATTTGGCCCTCCTGGTATATTTTGCCGTATTTTGACAAGAGTAAATTTAATTTCCGTaggttttgcaaaaaaaaaaaggggggtaGGGTGGTATAGAAATCATTGCTTCCAAAATTATTCAAAATTTGTTCATTCTGGTAGAATACAAATTGGTACTCCTATCtccatctttaaaaaaaatgatttgtacAAACAGAAGACTAATTAAGTTGGAGGAAACAACACCAATATACCCCTCATTAACAGGTAAGCGGTGTTGAAGTGATCATCTTATTTTACTACAACCTCCGTTGAAAAAGACAAGATAGATGCTTTAGATCAAATAAGATACCAAAAGGCTATCATACCCTCCCTTAGTATAGAGAGAGAGCGAGCAGAAGGGACTACTAATGTTGAAGTAGTGATTAGAAGGCTAAAATGAGAAGAATAAGATAAAGTGATATTAAGAGTTCGAGTGTACCTACAGCTAAAGAGACATTCTTTTTTTATGGAGACTGGAGAGAGTACTACCTTACCACCTACTACCATTGTGGAGGGAGGGTAGATAAGGGGCTTCAAATCAACTCTTTGTGATAAATTTCCAAcaccaaaaataattcattttgGAGTACATCAAGCTCGTGCATCTAGCCTAAACTCTCAAAGTATTGAGATCCTCTAACTTACAACATCTATAAAAGAATGGTCAAATGGCTCTCCAACGATCTCTCCATCTAGCTGGCCAAACCCCACGACTCACTGGTTAAACTTGGAGAGCCATTTTGCCTTGCCAACCATGGGTCGCACCACCCCTCCACCCCGCCCCGCCTcgctcacccccccccccccaaaaaaaaatcactcgaGACCATGGTGGCAGCAGTATTGCGGTATATTTCTGACTCTTCCTGCGCTGGTATTATTCGCTGTTGCCCGTCATTTAGAGCTTTAGCCATCAACAGTGACGGACACAGGATTAAAATAAAGATGGGGCGAAGATGCTCGTCTCAATAAGAACAACTAAATGAAAAAATACCATATTTATGTTgtaatcatataaacatatagtataatcaataaattaaggcaaacaaaaaacaaaaatgatattAAAATAAAGTAATAATTTTTGCTCCATACATAATTCATCATACATAAAAAGATACTAGTAAACATATCAATTTGCAAATATGAGTCAATTCATAAAGCATGGTTAATagatatcttttaaaaaataaatatatgagaaGATATCGCATACCTAGAATAAGatgattattattttgcttagaaaggagagagagagaaaaacattAGGCACCTAACTATAGTAGGGGACGGGGGTGAGCAGTGTCGAGGAATTGACTGAGGAAAGCATCACATATGCAGGATTAAAATTGGACACTTGAGCTGTTTATTTATGGGCCAATTGTGAATTGGATGTGGTGGTAAGCGGCCCAAAAAGGATATGGAGGTTTGGGGCGGCGCGGGCCgtagctgggccggccgcccaaCCTCGCCTAATGGGTGGTACCGCCCCTGGCCACCAACCCTCTTTATGGTATTATAAAGGGTTTATTTACAAGCGTTTGTTAAATTATAAAGGGTCTACTCTCGTGGCATCGCAATGTCtctaagctttttttttccgctggGCACCAAGCTCTGGTTTCCTCTTGATTTTAGCTATCAAAACGGTAGGTGTCGAAGCGAATCAGTAGAAAATCATAGTTAAAGCTAAATATGGAAATTAGGTTGCTGTTAAATCCAGTTTAACCTAAACGGCAACTAATTGAACATATCTGGAACAAAGCGATACAAAATTGATTTTGTAATAGGTTGAAAAAAATGACTAACAGATGATTATAAGCGGTAACGTTTATTAGCAATAAAGAATAGTTTATGCATAAAAAGATTTTATataatgttgaaaaaaaaaccacaataaaaaagcatcaaaatcatctaaaattaagatttaaaatttaaattccgACTAAGGCTAATAAGCTAAAGAACAAACGATGAAGCTGGAGGTGAATGTTGTTTGGTGTGGAGTTGTTGCTCGTGCTGAATCTCCATTCTGGATCCAACGGCCGAAAATCTCACAAAGGTGATAATCTTTTTGCTAATGAGATGATAATCCTTTTTTAGAGAGAAGTTGATAATCTTTTTGGCTTCCCAAAACAGTACAGTTGCGTTGAActatactctctccgtactcgtaaaaaaagtcgtttaggacaaagtttaagtcaaatctttagaatataaataataaataactaatacaaaaattatattaatagatttgtcttgaaaaatactttcataaaagtatacatatatcacttttcaataaatatttttatagaaacaaaaaaTCAAAGTTATATTTTGAAGACCGTGTGGCTGTTCTAAACGATTTCCTTTACGAGTGGGGGAGTATGTGCAGCTAATGTTTGAACGCCCATTTGGATCGGAGCTCACAGGGCAGCCCGCACCGGCACCGTCTTGCTCCGGTACGAACCCGACCCGATAGCCCGACACTCTCCCCGCGTCCAAAGCTGAAATTAATAAACTCGTTCTCGCGTCCGCCTCCAGCCACCCCACTCTCTCCCACTCCACGAGCGCTGCAAGCGAGAGCGAGAGCTCGAGCTCCGCGGAAGCTAGGGTTTCCCATTCCATGGAGTTCACCGGAtcatcagcggcggcggcgcgggggtggCGCCGTCAGGTGATGTCGGGGAAGGTGGCGTGGGCACGgagggcgctggcggcggcggcggcggcggggagggcccTGCCCGCCGTCACCCTCGGCGTGGGCTGGGTGACCGCCGCCGCGGGAGTCCTCCCCGCCATCGCCGGGCGCtgggtcggcggcgaggcggggctCGCCATGGAGCGCGGCGGCTTCGCCGTCCTCGAGGCCGGCCAGTTCGCGTTCGCGCTCCTCGTGTTCCCCACCGTCGTGCCGCAGCTGTTGGCCATGGCGATGGAGAGGCTGCGCGATGCTGGGCCTCCGACCCTGATGGAAGACAGGGAGATGGTATGCCGCGAGGATCGTTTATGCGTTCTCTTTCAAGTTTTTCGTGCTTTTGCGTGTATCCTAAAATATTCTGTTTGAACTCCCTCCAAATTTAGTTTGCCCAGAGCTGATCAGTGTTTGCGATTTTGGTTCGAAATTCCCAAAATTTTGGACCCCCGGAACAAAACTATTTCGCCCAAAAGTTACAACAAAAAGAACAATTTTCTGTTAATTTGGTCAAGTTTTATCCAAATTCAGccaaaatttgttcaaatttgaaagAAATTCGTTGGCATATCTGAAATCTCGGAAATTTGACTACCCCTGGCACAAATGTTCAAAAGGAAATTGCAAAGCATGGAGCTGAGGAATGCATGTGTCGTGTTTAATCATCCAGATATGTCAATTGCATTTCAGAAGATGCCTTGCTTGAGAATACTACTGTTTCATACTTTCATAGTCCATGGCAGATAATTCCTTTGGGCTGATGTCTCCAAACTTATTTGTGGCTGTGTTCATTATAGATGTAGAGGCTGGGGATGTGATCATCTTccttattataaaaaaaaaatcaccacgTCTTTACAGAGCCAATTGCAGCAAGTTCTGGAATTTCATACATAATTGAGTTTTACTTGCACATGACATAGCAGCTTTACGCCTTAATGATGTGGAATGACGTGCCCCTGTTTTTTGCTGTTTACTGCTGTTCTCTTGGAACGATACTTGGCATCCTTTGACGTCCCTCAACGTTTGTAGTCTCAATGATGTTTTAATGTGTGGTGGTCTGAGTTCAAGATCCTAGCAGTGACTGGCCGGTCACTGCTTCTAAGCCGGTTGGCTGGTTACCATTATACAAGCCGggataattcaaatttaaaatttagttttGACATTATGTCAAGTCAATCTTCTCAGATGAGTTTATTTGTTGTTACACACTTACATTCCAATAGGAAAAGAATGAAAAAAAGGGACATGTTCCATTTTGAAACTGTATTTATTCTTACAGTAATTTGTGCTGGACTATATCAGATTATATTTATGATGTGTATCCCTTCATGTGATTGCCTTATGATCattttgatctattttttttatcttctaaTGTATTATGTATGTCGGATATTTTGAAAATTTGTGCTTTAGTCATGCCAAAAAATTCCGGTTGGTGTTGTCTGGTAACTTAGCTTTTTTGAATAACTTTTTTTTGGGAATAGTGGTATTTTTGGTGAAACCAATGTTCAAAGTCTTGGTTGTGTATAAACATTAGCTGATTGGATGGGCCAAAACCTTTCCCTGTACCGATATATAAATGAAGTTTGAAATAATTGTTTCTTATTATGTGTTACATATGTTCCAGTCTTCCAGagccatatatatatgttaactaATTATCGTCCATTTTCCCTACTCGAATTATTTGCATGTGATGGTGATCGTAGCTGGTAAGCACAAATGCAGCAATGGAATTGCCACCGGAGCAGCATCCTGAATGCAGAGTAAAATGGAACCAGATCATTAAAGAAATCGAGTTCCCATGCAAAATTGGTTTCGTTCTTCTAGGGTTTGGGATGATTGGCAGTCTGATCATTGGATTTTCACCAGAAAACGAATTTAGCAGACAGAGTATTGGCTGGATACTTGCTGATGTTGGATTATTTGGTTGGCATGCTTTATCAGTATTCTTTCTACTTCCAAAAGTGATCCGCGCAGTTTGGATACATTCCTAGATTGGAAGTGTGGCTGCTGAGGTAGCATTATATTCTGGTACAAGGTACGTTTCTCTTCACTGCACATCTTAACTAGTACTGGTAACGTTGTTATTGTCATGCCCTATATATGTTATCCTCTGTTATGTGACTGTACCTTTTTTTAATGATATATC encodes:
- the LOC9267171 gene encoding uncharacterized protein, with the translated sequence MEFTGSSAAAARGWRRQVMSGKVAWARRALAAAAAAGRALPAVTLGVGWVTAAAGVLPAIAGRWVGGEAGLAMERGGFAVLEAGQFAFALLVFPTVVPQLLAMAMERLRDAGPPTLMEDREMLVSTNAAMELPPEQHPECRVKWNQIIKEIEFPCKIGFVLLGFGMIGSLIIGFSPENEFSRQSIGWILADVGLFGWHALSVFFLLPKVIRAVWIHS